The genomic segment CAAAGAAAGATTTGCTTAACTATTTTGCCATTGAAAAATTAGGACTCAATCAAAACGTCATTGATGGAATCGTACAGGAAATTCGTCTCGCCACACCCGTATGGCGAGAGCTCATTGGCCGCAGTTTTTTATCTCGACCAATGCAGGAGAGCTATCTCGAGTTGCTGGAGGAAAGATGCAGGCGATTAAACATCCTGTAAAAACCTCATCGAGTGCACGGGCTTACTGCCTCAGGGGCAGTGCCGCCAGTGCGCGGGCGATGGCTTCCGTGGTTTTTTTCGCGTCTCCAAACACCATCCAGGTGTTGTCTTTCCAGAAAAGCGCGTTATCTACGCCGGAATAGCCTTGCCCGAGGCTGCGCTTTAAAAACAATACATTACGCGCGCTTTCCACATCCAGCACCGGCATGCCGTAAATCGGAGAGTGGGGGTCTGATTTGGCGGCCGGGTTGGTGATGTCGTTGGCACCAATAACGATGGCTACGTCAGAGGTGGTAAAATCACGGTTGATTTCACTTTGCTCATGAACGTGATCATATGGAATATTGGCTTCGGCAAGCAGCACGTTCATGTGGCCCGGCATGCGGCCTGCAACCGGGTGAATGGCAAAGCGCACACGAATGCCGCGTTTTTCGAGCGCGTCCATCAGCTCTTTTACCGCATGCTGGGCATGTGCCACCGCCATGCCATAGCCTGGCACGATAATCACATCGCGGGCATTGGCGAGCAGGAATGCGGCATCATCTGCATTCGCCTCGTGAATGGGATGGGTGGCATCGATGTCTGTGGCGGCATTTTGCGTGTCGCTGGAATGGGTGAACGCACCGAAAATCACATGTGTCAGCGAGCGGTTCATACCGGCGCACATGATGTAACTTAAGATGGCACCACTGGCTCCGACAAGTGCCCCGGTAATGATGAGCAGCGAATTATCCAGAGTAAAGCCAATGCCGGCCGCCGCCCAGCCGGAATAGGAATTCAGCATGGAAATGACCACTGGCATGTCTGCGCCGCCAATCGGGATGATGAGTAAAACACCAAGGG from the Legionella geestiana genome contains:
- a CDS encoding NAD(P)(+) transhydrogenase (Re/Si-specific) subunit beta, producing the protein MNTLIALISPVAAICFILALKGLASPVSARRGNWLGIFGMSLALLATFLLPGLKQHFLLILLIAAGGATGTLIACNITMTAIPQLVAGFHSLVGLAAVLVAFCVFLAPESFGALGADGQIATTRLFELSAGLLIGAITFTGSVVAFLKLQGLISGRPVRFSGQVVLNVMTGFLLLFFIVRLFYAPSLMLLGLIALLALTLGVLLIIPIGGADMPVVISMLNSYSGWAAAGIGFTLDNSLLIITGALVGASGAILSYIMCAGMNRSLTHVIFGAFTHSSDTQNAATDIDATHPIHEANADDAAFLLANARDVIIVPGYGMAVAHAQHAVKELMDALEKRGIRVRFAIHPVAGRMPGHMNVLLAEANIPYDHVHEQSEINRDFTTSDVAIVIGANDITNPAAKSDPHSPIYGMPVLDVESARNVLFLKRSLGQGYSGVDNALFWKDNTWMVFGDAKKTTEAIARALAALPLRQ